Proteins from one Phyllobacterium zundukense genomic window:
- a CDS encoding 16S rRNA (uracil(1498)-N(3))-methyltransferase — protein sequence MRANYKMQRLYVTANLAAGKRAETGPEAVNYLSNVLRMKDGDEILVFNGRDGEWRAALRFESRKKLFLEPLEQTRQQPAAPDLLYCFALLKQGRLDYLVQKAVEMGAGVLQPVITQHTQVSRIGTERIEANAIEAAEQCGVLAIPQTREPAKLEKLLEGWDTQRRLIFCDEGHDTHNPLPLLQSLPRGPLGVLIGPEGGFSDQERETLRKLPFVTAIPLGPRILRADTAAVVALALIQATIGDW from the coding sequence ATGCGCGCAAATTACAAAATGCAGCGGCTCTACGTCACCGCAAATCTTGCTGCCGGGAAGCGCGCAGAGACAGGTCCGGAGGCCGTCAACTATCTGTCCAATGTATTGCGGATGAAGGACGGTGACGAAATCCTCGTCTTCAACGGGCGTGATGGCGAGTGGCGCGCGGCATTGCGATTTGAAAGCAGGAAAAAGCTGTTCCTTGAGCCGCTGGAACAGACTCGCCAACAGCCCGCCGCGCCGGATCTTCTCTATTGCTTCGCACTGTTGAAACAGGGCCGGCTCGACTATCTGGTCCAGAAGGCGGTGGAGATGGGCGCAGGCGTTCTGCAGCCGGTGATTACCCAGCATACGCAAGTTTCCCGCATCGGGACCGAGCGAATCGAGGCCAACGCGATCGAAGCAGCGGAACAATGCGGCGTGCTGGCCATCCCGCAAACGCGTGAACCTGCAAAGCTTGAAAAGCTGCTTGAGGGCTGGGACACTCAGCGTCGTCTCATTTTCTGCGATGAGGGACATGACACACACAATCCCCTGCCTCTGCTGCAATCGCTCCCGCGCGGCCCGCTTGGTGTCCTCATCGGTCCGGAAGGAGGCTTTTCCGACCAGGAACGCGAAACCTTGCGAAAGCTGCCCTTTGTCACCGCTATTCCACTGGGTCCGCGCATCCTGCGGGCAGATACAGCTGCCGTTGTGGCCCTCGCCTTGATTCAGGCGACGATAGGCGATTGGTGA
- a CDS encoding Lrp/AsnC family transcriptional regulator, with the protein MLDDLDRTIIEILVNDARISLKELSNQVGLSSPSVSERLRRLEEKKVIRAFTIDIDPVALGYSLSAIVRVRPLPGMLHMVEKLIQETPEITECDKVTGDDCFVGKLQFRTMEQLDTILDRLSERAETNTSIVKSSPVKRRLPPLS; encoded by the coding sequence ATGCTTGATGATCTTGACCGAACTATCATCGAGATTCTTGTTAATGATGCGCGTATATCGCTAAAGGAGCTTAGCAATCAGGTGGGCCTGTCTTCGCCGAGTGTTTCCGAGCGGTTACGACGTCTTGAAGAGAAAAAAGTGATCCGCGCCTTTACGATCGACATCGATCCCGTCGCTCTCGGCTACAGCCTCTCGGCCATTGTACGCGTCAGGCCATTGCCTGGCATGCTGCACATGGTCGAAAAGCTGATACAGGAAACGCCGGAAATAACTGAATGCGACAAGGTCACAGGTGACGATTGCTTCGTTGGTAAATTACAATTCCGGACGATGGAACAACTCGACACGATACTCGACCGTTTATCGGAAAGGGCAGAGACAAACACTTCTATTGTCAAGTCGTCCCCGGTCAAGCGCCGCCTGCCTCCGCTCAGCTAA
- the glcE gene encoding glycolate oxidase subunit GlcE → MTTFTPKTEDEIVEAVQWALSENAPVEVVGHGSKRNLGRPLQTEHTIAMSEYSGVTLYDPDELVLSAKAGTSVAELETLLAENGQAFQFEPMDYGPLLGQAAGQGTFGGLLATNLCGPRRLKSGSARDHVLGVRVVSGRGELFKSGGRVVKNVTGYDLSKGMANSWGTLGIATEITFKVLPAPETETTLIVRGLADDEAARAMAIAMGSSGEVASAAHLPVNVSGRVIDGVLKGGASTLLRLEGFAPSVNDRATMLKGLLASAGTIVDLSGDTSRKLWQEIRDVIPFVDGTEQPVWRVSMVPMEAYKLVASLRMGAAVDAFYDWQGGLVWLRMEGEPEAEAVRALIRKYGGGHATLVRASTSVRAALPVFEPQPAPLAALSKRLKQQFDPSGILNPGRMVAGV, encoded by the coding sequence GTGACCACATTTACTCCCAAAACCGAGGACGAAATTGTCGAGGCTGTCCAGTGGGCGCTTTCCGAAAATGCGCCGGTTGAAGTTGTCGGTCATGGGTCCAAGCGTAATCTTGGCCGTCCATTGCAGACGGAGCACACCATCGCAATGTCGGAATACTCCGGGGTGACGCTCTACGACCCGGACGAACTTGTGCTGAGCGCAAAAGCAGGCACGTCTGTCGCCGAGCTCGAGACGCTGCTTGCCGAGAACGGCCAGGCGTTTCAGTTCGAACCAATGGACTATGGGCCGCTTCTTGGGCAAGCCGCGGGACAGGGCACCTTTGGAGGCCTGCTTGCCACCAACCTATGCGGGCCGCGCCGTCTGAAATCGGGCTCGGCACGCGATCATGTTCTGGGGGTCCGCGTCGTTTCAGGGCGCGGCGAACTGTTCAAATCTGGCGGCCGGGTTGTCAAGAACGTGACCGGTTATGATTTATCGAAAGGCATGGCCAATTCGTGGGGTACACTCGGCATCGCCACTGAAATAACCTTCAAGGTTCTGCCCGCCCCGGAAACCGAAACCACACTTATAGTGCGTGGTCTTGCCGATGATGAAGCGGCGCGCGCCATGGCGATTGCCATGGGATCGAGCGGCGAGGTGGCTTCCGCAGCCCATCTTCCGGTCAATGTATCCGGACGTGTCATCGACGGCGTTCTCAAAGGTGGCGCATCGACGTTGCTGCGGCTTGAAGGTTTTGCGCCCTCGGTCAACGATCGCGCGACTATGCTCAAAGGTCTGTTGGCGTCGGCTGGTACGATTGTGGACCTTTCAGGCGATACTTCGCGTAAGCTCTGGCAAGAGATCCGCGACGTCATCCCTTTTGTGGACGGCACGGAGCAACCCGTATGGCGCGTATCGATGGTGCCGATGGAGGCTTACAAACTCGTCGCATCCTTGCGCATGGGCGCCGCCGTCGATGCCTTCTATGATTGGCAGGGCGGGCTTGTATGGTTGCGCATGGAAGGCGAGCCGGAAGCGGAGGCTGTACGTGCCCTCATCAGGAAATATGGCGGAGGTCATGCAACTCTCGTTCGCGCATCGACGAGCGTGCGCGCGGCATTGCCGGTGTTCGAGCCGCAACCTGCGCCCTTGGCAGCGTTGTCGAAGCGGCTCAAGCAGCAATTCGACCCGAGCGGAATACTAAACCCTGGCCGCATGGTCGCGGGAGTATAA
- a CDS encoding metallophosphoesterase, translating to MKTVDFKHARGPDRLRVYAIGDVHGRLDLLQEMHRRIQAENEKSPPFDWVIVHLGDYIDRGPDSKGVLDLLVSAQKKTHRMLAIAGNHDIGFLEFLATGAPNGMFAHNGGRQTALSYGVAIDFNDLGSIAAGRNALLDAVPPGHMEFLRGLKRSMIFGDFFFCHAGIRPGVDLDHQDPEDLVWIREQFLGEPRLYPKVIIHGHTPVTDVEIRPNRINLDTGAVFSGRLSAIAIDAENKFFLEAM from the coding sequence ATGAAAACAGTTGATTTCAAACACGCACGGGGACCCGATAGGCTACGTGTTTATGCTATCGGCGATGTGCATGGCCGACTCGATCTTCTGCAAGAAATGCATCGGCGCATTCAGGCGGAGAACGAGAAATCACCTCCTTTCGATTGGGTGATTGTTCATCTTGGCGACTACATCGATCGCGGTCCCGATTCAAAAGGTGTGCTTGATCTTTTGGTCAGCGCACAGAAGAAGACGCACCGAATGCTGGCCATCGCAGGAAATCACGATATCGGCTTTCTGGAGTTTCTGGCGACTGGCGCACCCAATGGAATGTTTGCACACAATGGCGGTCGTCAGACTGCGCTTTCCTATGGCGTTGCCATCGATTTCAACGATCTTGGATCTATAGCGGCCGGACGGAACGCGCTGCTAGATGCGGTTCCCCCGGGGCACATGGAATTTCTTCGCGGCCTGAAGCGCTCGATGATTTTTGGCGACTTTTTCTTTTGCCACGCCGGGATACGTCCGGGCGTCGATCTTGACCATCAAGATCCCGAAGATCTCGTCTGGATCAGGGAGCAATTCCTTGGGGAGCCACGACTCTATCCGAAAGTCATCATCCATGGCCATACACCAGTTACAGACGTGGAAATCAGACCGAACCGCATCAACCTCGATACCGGAGCGGTGTTCAGCGGTCGTCTCAGCGCGATCGCAATCGACGCCGAGAACAAGTTTTTCCTTGAGGCGATGTGA
- a CDS encoding DMT family transporter: protein MDKDVLRGSAEMTAAMLISGTIGWFVLISGQPVLSVVFWRCAIGAVTLLAVCGALGLLRRDAISLKLFGLAVVGGVAIVLNWVLLFAAYSRASIAIATTVYNVQPFMLVGLGALIFKEKLTATKLCWLGFAFAGMLLIVQAKPRGAYNGSDYMMGIALSLGAAFLYAIAAIVAKRLKGIPSHLIALIQVCVGVLMLAPFVSFAQLPQSTGEWSSLITIGVVHTGLMYILLYSAIQKLPTHITGSLSFIYPIAAILVDYIAFGHALQPSQLAGSAVILLAAAGTSLGWTFRRSVPLGVKA from the coding sequence ATGGATAAAGATGTGTTGAGGGGCAGTGCTGAAATGACTGCCGCCATGCTCATATCAGGGACAATCGGCTGGTTTGTATTGATTTCAGGTCAACCGGTCCTGTCAGTGGTGTTCTGGCGCTGCGCCATTGGTGCTGTGACGTTGCTCGCTGTCTGCGGGGCACTCGGATTGTTGCGACGTGACGCCATTTCGCTGAAACTCTTCGGGCTCGCCGTTGTTGGCGGAGTAGCAATCGTGTTGAACTGGGTTCTGCTTTTTGCCGCTTACTCACGCGCATCCATTGCCATCGCCACCACGGTGTATAACGTCCAACCGTTCATGCTGGTTGGTCTGGGCGCATTGATTTTCAAGGAAAAACTCACTGCTACCAAGCTTTGCTGGCTGGGTTTCGCCTTTGCGGGGATGCTGCTCATCGTCCAGGCCAAACCTAGAGGCGCCTATAACGGCTCCGACTACATGATGGGCATTGCCCTGTCGCTCGGTGCAGCCTTTCTCTATGCGATCGCCGCCATAGTGGCCAAACGCCTGAAAGGCATTCCATCACACCTCATCGCCCTCATTCAGGTCTGTGTTGGCGTCCTGATGCTTGCACCATTCGTTAGTTTCGCTCAATTGCCGCAGAGCACGGGCGAATGGAGCAGTCTCATCACGATAGGTGTAGTCCACACCGGCCTGATGTATATCCTGCTCTATAGCGCAATCCAGAAACTGCCGACGCACATCACGGGCTCGCTCTCCTTCATCTATCCAATTGCTGCGATCTTGGTGGATTATATTGCGTTCGGACACGCCTTGCAGCCGAGCCAGCTGGCCGGGTCCGCTGTCATTCTGCTTGCTGCCGCGGGCACGAGCCTCGGCTGGACATTCCGCAGATCAGTTCCGCTGGGTGTCAAGGCCTAA
- a CDS encoding FAD-linked oxidase C-terminal domain-containing protein: MSGLLMPKADDSTMSRRSDIVTALRAIVPGEGVVDATNAMRVFESDALTAYRQLPLVVVLPQTVAQVSRVLKYCHENNVKVVPRGSGTSLSGGALPLEDAVLLVMSRFNQILEIDYPNRVAVVQPGVTNLGITNAVEHEGFYYAPDPSSQIACSIGGNVAENSGGVHCLKYGLTANNVLGLEMVLITGEVVRLGGKHLDSEGYDLLGLMTGSEGLLGVVTEVTVRILQKPATARALMVGFPTSEQAGKCVADIIAGGIIPGGMEMMDRPAIHAAEDFVHAGYPLDVEALLIIELDGPVVEVDHLISMVEAIAYKNGASTCVISQSEEERMAFWAGRKAAFPAVGRISPDYLCMDGTIPRKELPKVLAGMRELSEKYGLRVANVFHAGDGNLHPLILYDANIPEELHKAEDFGADILRLCVKVGGVLTGEHGVGVEKRELMPEMFNEIDLNQQIRVKCAFDDKHLLNPGKVFPQLHRCAELGRMHVHRGQVPFPEIPRF, encoded by the coding sequence ATGTCCGGACTACTGATGCCGAAAGCCGACGACTCAACCATGTCGCGCCGTTCGGACATCGTGACGGCGCTGCGAGCAATAGTTCCGGGCGAGGGTGTCGTCGATGCCACCAATGCAATGCGGGTATTTGAGTCGGATGCTCTGACCGCCTATCGCCAACTGCCGCTGGTGGTTGTCCTGCCGCAAACCGTGGCGCAGGTTTCGCGCGTCCTCAAATATTGCCACGAGAACAATGTAAAGGTCGTGCCGCGTGGCTCTGGAACGTCCCTGTCTGGGGGCGCCCTGCCACTCGAAGACGCGGTATTGCTGGTCATGTCGCGCTTCAATCAGATATTGGAAATCGACTATCCCAATCGCGTCGCCGTCGTGCAGCCGGGTGTAACCAATCTCGGCATCACCAACGCGGTCGAACACGAGGGCTTCTATTACGCGCCAGACCCTTCGTCGCAAATTGCCTGCTCGATCGGCGGCAATGTTGCCGAAAACTCAGGTGGCGTGCATTGCCTCAAATATGGGCTTACCGCGAATAACGTCCTTGGCCTCGAAATGGTGCTGATCACCGGCGAAGTGGTCCGGCTTGGCGGCAAGCATCTCGATTCGGAGGGTTATGATCTTCTCGGGCTAATGACCGGCTCGGAGGGGTTGCTTGGCGTAGTCACTGAAGTCACCGTGCGTATATTGCAGAAGCCAGCGACAGCGCGCGCGTTGATGGTAGGCTTCCCGACAAGTGAGCAAGCTGGCAAATGCGTTGCTGACATCATCGCTGGTGGGATCATTCCGGGCGGTATGGAAATGATGGACCGTCCGGCGATTCACGCGGCCGAAGACTTCGTCCATGCCGGTTATCCGCTTGATGTGGAGGCGCTACTGATTATCGAACTCGATGGCCCGGTGGTAGAGGTTGATCACCTGATCAGCATGGTAGAGGCCATTGCTTACAAAAACGGTGCTTCAACGTGCGTGATCTCACAAAGCGAAGAGGAACGCATGGCCTTCTGGGCGGGCCGCAAGGCGGCTTTCCCTGCGGTTGGGCGCATCTCGCCGGACTATCTCTGTATGGACGGCACGATCCCGCGGAAGGAGCTGCCGAAAGTGTTGGCCGGTATGCGCGAACTTTCGGAAAAATACGGCCTTCGCGTTGCCAACGTCTTCCATGCTGGCGACGGCAATCTGCATCCGCTCATTCTTTACGATGCGAATATTCCTGAGGAGCTACACAAGGCGGAGGATTTCGGCGCCGATATTCTACGGCTCTGTGTCAAAGTTGGCGGCGTGTTGACGGGAGAGCATGGCGTCGGTGTAGAAAAGCGTGAACTGATGCCGGAAATGTTCAATGAAATCGATCTCAACCAGCAGATCAGGGTCAAATGCGCTTTTGATGACAAGCACCTCCTCAATCCCGGCAAAGTATTTCCGCAATTGCATCGCTGTGCCGAACTTGGCCGCATGCATGTGCATCGCGGACAGGTGCCATTCCCAGAAATTCCGAGATTCTGA
- a CDS encoding type 1 glutamine amidotransferase: MRVLVVQNYQNTGLGQVGRALEEAGVEVDLRQPYLDEILPNDDSDHDALVILGGDQNALADDTHPYLPELARLTKRFGDADKAVLGICLGSQLVARGHGAENLLGRPAEFGWHEVTGTVEAKSDPVLSAVPQKFPIFHWHSDTFTLPEGAVHLASSHMTRNQAFRIGRAVYGIQFHFEADTKLVDEWRHVFHDQIKNLNPDWLANYGTYLERDGAAADAAGRALARAWVALI; encoded by the coding sequence ATGCGTGTTCTCGTCGTTCAGAATTATCAGAATACAGGTCTCGGCCAGGTTGGACGTGCATTGGAGGAGGCAGGCGTTGAAGTTGATCTGCGTCAGCCCTATCTTGATGAAATCCTGCCAAACGACGATTCCGATCACGATGCGCTGGTCATACTTGGCGGCGACCAGAATGCCCTTGCCGATGACACTCACCCCTATCTTCCCGAACTGGCACGGCTCACCAAACGTTTCGGTGATGCCGACAAGGCGGTCCTTGGAATTTGCCTGGGCAGTCAGCTTGTCGCGCGCGGCCACGGTGCAGAGAACCTTCTGGGACGTCCGGCTGAATTCGGTTGGCACGAAGTGACCGGAACTGTTGAAGCGAAGTCCGATCCGGTTCTTTCTGCTGTTCCGCAAAAGTTTCCGATCTTTCATTGGCACAGCGACACCTTTACGCTTCCTGAAGGTGCGGTACACCTCGCTTCAAGTCATATGACCCGGAACCAGGCATTTCGTATCGGCCGTGCCGTCTATGGCATCCAGTTTCATTTCGAGGCCGATACCAAGCTCGTTGACGAGTGGAGACATGTTTTCCATGACCAGATCAAAAATCTGAATCCCGATTGGCTCGCCAACTACGGCACTTATCTCGAGCGTGACGGCGCTGCAGCAGATGCGGCCGGCCGGGCGCTCGCTCGCGCTTGGGTGGCGCTGATTTAG